The Rhodopseudomonas palustris genome window below encodes:
- a CDS encoding alpha/beta hydrolase codes for MSVVSGETFETETATQNYARSSLANPVGGTRADIVTKVGRLATYSLGFASSDDTTRPLLLVHSVNAAGSAFEMKTLYDHYAKHRPVHAVDLPGFGQSDRDDREYTARMMTDAVHAAIARVQEIHGPQPIDVLALSLSCEFAARAAAEKPEAIATLGLISPTGFEGKARDERAPATRGQSWLLSALRFRLWDEGFFKLLTARPVIRKFLEKAWGSKNIDESMLEYDYHTTHQPGARYAPYYFVAGYMFSKDILSVYESLRLPVWMAYGVRGDFVDYRHKSRVAGRSNWTIVQFDAGAMMHFEILDQVARSYDQFLAVSAKSDAPVMSA; via the coding sequence ATGTCAGTCGTCAGCGGCGAAACATTCGAGACGGAAACGGCCACGCAAAACTACGCGCGGTCGAGTCTTGCCAATCCGGTCGGAGGCACCCGCGCCGACATCGTCACCAAGGTCGGTCGGCTCGCGACCTATTCGCTCGGCTTCGCGTCGAGCGACGATACGACGCGGCCGCTGCTGCTGGTGCACAGCGTCAACGCCGCCGGCTCGGCGTTCGAGATGAAGACGCTGTACGACCACTACGCCAAGCACCGCCCTGTTCACGCGGTCGACCTCCCCGGCTTCGGCCAGTCGGATCGCGATGATCGCGAATACACCGCGCGGATGATGACCGACGCGGTGCACGCCGCCATCGCGCGCGTGCAGGAAATTCACGGACCGCAGCCGATCGACGTGCTGGCGCTGTCGCTGTCGTGCGAGTTCGCTGCCCGCGCGGCGGCCGAGAAGCCCGAAGCAATCGCCACCCTCGGCCTGATCAGCCCGACCGGCTTCGAAGGCAAGGCGCGCGACGAACGCGCGCCCGCGACGCGGGGCCAATCCTGGCTGCTGAGCGCGCTGCGCTTCCGGCTGTGGGACGAGGGCTTCTTCAAGCTGCTGACGGCGAGGCCGGTGATTCGCAAATTCCTCGAGAAGGCGTGGGGCTCGAAGAACATCGACGAATCGATGCTCGAGTACGACTACCATACTACCCATCAACCCGGCGCGCGTTATGCGCCCTACTACTTCGTCGCCGGCTACATGTTCAGCAAGGACATTCTGAGCGTCTACGAGTCGCTGCGCCTGCCGGTCTGGATGGCCTACGGCGTCCGCGGGGATTTTGTCGATTACCGCCACAAGAGCCGCGTCGCCGGACGATCGAACTGGACCATCGTCCAGTTCGATGCTGGTGCGATGATGCATTTCGAAATCCTCGATCAGGTGGCGCGTTCGTACGACCAGTTTCTGGCTGTGTCAGCGAAGTCTGACGCACCTGTTATGAGTGCATGA